The Terriglobia bacterium DNA window TTTTACCCACGACCCGCGACCTGCGACCCACGACCGGTTTACAATTGACCCGCTATGAAGGTCGCCATCGGCGCCGACCATGCCGGCTACGAGCTGAAGGAAAAGATCAAGCAGCGCCTCGCGCAGCAGGGCATCGAGATCCGCGACGAGGGCACTGCCTCCACCGAGTCCGTGGACTATCCCGACTTCGCGCGCAAGGTTGGCGAAGAGGTGGCCGAAAAGAAGGTAGACTACGGCGTGCTCGTCTGTGGCAGCGGCATAGGCATGTCCATTGCCGCCAATAAGGTCCCCGGCGTGCGCGCCGCCAACGTCACCAGTGAGTTTGAGGCGCAGCTGAGCCGCGAGCATAACGACGCTAACGTACTCGCCCTTGGCGCCCGCATCCTCAAGGACGAAGAAGCCTTCGCCATTGTGGACAAGTGGCTGCACACCCCGTTCGCCGGCGGCCGCCACCAGCGCCGCGTCGACAAGATCATGGAGATCGAGCGTCAGGAGATCCAGGCCCACGCCAAATAATCCGGAGAGGCGCCCGTCAAGGCGTCGTTCACTTTCGCATTTAGAAGGACGCATTCATGAAAAACGATCGGATGTCCCGCCCCCTCTGGGAAGATGATCCAGAGATCGCCCAGGCCATCGCCAACGAAGAGCGCCGCCAGCACGAAGGCCTCGAGCTGATCGCCTCCGAGAACTTCGTCAGCGAGGCCGTGCTCGAAGCCGCCGGCTCCGTCTTCACCAACAAGTACGCCGAAGGCTATCCCGGCAAGCGCTACTACGGCGGCTGCGAGTTCACCGACGTGGTCGAGACCCTCGCCCGCGAGCGCGCCAAGAAGCTCTTCGGCGCTGACCACGCCAACGTCCAGGCGCACTCCGGCTCGTCGGCCAACCAGGCTGCCTACGCATCGGTCGTTCAGCCCGGCGATCCCGTCCTCGGCCTGAACCTCGCTCACGGCGGCCACCTCACCCACGGTCACCCGCTCAATTTCTCCGGCAAGACCTACAAGATCATTCCCTACGGTGTGACCAAAGAGACCGAGACCATCGACTACGATGCGCTGGAGAAGCTGGCCGAGCAGGAGCGCCCCAAGCTGATCATCGGCGGCGGCAGCGCCT harbors:
- the rpiB gene encoding ribose 5-phosphate isomerase B, encoding MKVAIGADHAGYELKEKIKQRLAQQGIEIRDEGTASTESVDYPDFARKVGEEVAEKKVDYGVLVCGSGIGMSIAANKVPGVRAANVTSEFEAQLSREHNDANVLALGARILKDEEAFAIVDKWLHTPFAGGRHQRRVDKIMEIERQEIQAHAK